GGCCGCCCGCTGGCCCCGGAGCACTGGCGCCGGGACTGCATGGCCACCGCCACCACCCACGACCTGCCGTCCACCGCCGCCCGCCTCTCCGGCGACCACGTGACGCTCCGCCACGAACTCGGCCTGCTCACCCGCGGCCTGGAGGAGGAGCTCGCCGAGGACGCCGCCGACACCGCCGAATGGCTCGGCTGCCTGGCACGGCTGCGGCTGCTGCCCGAGGGCGAGGGCGACGAGGAGGCCGCCGTACGCGCCGTGCACCGCTTCCTGCTGCGCACGCCCGCCCGGCTGACCGGCATCTGGCTCCCGGACACCGTGGGCGACCGGCGCCCGCAGAACCTCCCCGGGACCTGGGACCAGTACCCCAACTGGCGCCTGCCCATCGCCGACGGGGAGGGCCGTCCCCTGACGCTGGAACAGATCACCGGCTCGCCCCGACTGCACCGGCTGATGGACGGACTGACCCCCCCGGCCCCACGTACGGCACCCCCGGACGCGCGGCGTCCTTAGGCGTTCGCTACGTTTGCACCGTGGACAAGAAGAACGCTATGCGCGCCGGCGCCGTCGCGGCCGGTACGACGCTGATGATGCTGCTCATGTCGTCCCCCGCTCTCGCTTTCACGCGCGACGACGGCGATGACCCGGGTCAACACGGTCTGTCGGTCATCGAGACCATCAGCCTGTACGTCCTCGCGCCCCTCGCGCTGTTCGTGGTGATCGCGGGCCTGGTCGTGGTGCTCGACAAGTCCAAGAAGAAGGCGTAACCGCCTCACACGCTCACGCCGTGTGCGCCGCCGGTACGGGTTACCGCGCGGCGCACACGCATGTCCGGATACGGGCGTGCCCGCGCCACCAGGTACGCACGAAGGCGCCCTCCCCGGTCGTACCCGGGGAGGGCGCCCTCCGTTCGTCCGGCGCCGTTACGCGGTCGCGGCGGCGGCGTCCGCCGCCTGGGCGCGCAGCGCGCGCTCGACGCCCGCGCGGGACTCCGACATCAGCCGGCGCAGCGCGGCGTTCGGCTCGGCGGAGGCGAGCCAGGCGTCCGTGGCGTCCAGCGTCTCCTGGGAGACCTGGATCGCCGGGTAGAGGCCGATCGCGACCTGCTGGGCCATCTCGTGGCTGCGGGTCTCCCAGACGTCCTTGACCGCGGCGAAGTACTTCTCCGCGTACGGCGCGAGCAGCTCGCGCTGCTCGGTCTGGACGAAGCCGCCGATGACCGCCTCCTGGACGGCGTTCGGCAGCTTGTCGGACTCCACGACCAGCGCCCAGGCCTCCGCCTTGGCCTCCTCGGAGGGACGCGCGGCGCGGGCCTCGGCCGCGTGCCGTTCGCCCGCCGCGGTCCGGTCGCGCTCGTACTCGGCGGCGATCTCCTCCTCGTCCAGCAGACCGGTCGCGGCGAGCCGCTGCACGAACACCCAGCGCAGCTCGGTGTCGACGGCCAGTCCCTCGACCGCCTTGGTGCCGTCCAGCAGCCCCTGAAGCAGGTCCAGCTGCTGCGGGGTACGGGCGGTCGCCGCGAAGGCGCGGGCCCAGGCCAGCTGGTGGTCGCTGCCGGCCTCGGCCGCGTTCAGGTGCGCCAGGGTGGCGTCCGTCCAGCGGGTCAGCAGCGCCTCACGGGACTCCGGCGCCGCGTACTGGTCGAGCGCCAGCTTCAGCTGACGGTGCAGCGACTGCACCACGCCGATGTCCGACTCCTTGCCGATACCGGCCAGCACCAGCTCCAGGTAGTCGCGGGTCGCCAGCTCGCCGTCGCGGGTCATGTCCCAGGCCGAGGCCCAGCACAGCGCGCGCGGCAGCGACTCGGCGAAGTCGCCCAGGTGCTCGGTGACGAACCGCAGCGACTCCTCGTCGAGCCGGACCTTCGCGTAGCTGAGGTCGTCGTCGTTGAGCAGGACGACGGCCGGACGCTTCGTGCCCTCGGGCAGCTCCACCTCGGTGCGCTCGCCGTCCACGTCCAGCTCGATCCGCTCGCCGCGGACCAGCTTGCCGTCGGCGCCGAGGTCGTAGAAGCCGATCGCGATGCGGTGCGGGCGCAGCGTCGGCTCGCCCTTGGCGCCGGCCGGGAGCGCCGGGGCCTCCTGGAGCACGGCGAACGAGGTGATACGGCCCTCGGCGTCCGTCTCCAGCGACGGGCGCAGGATGTTGATACCGGCGGTTTCCAGCCAGGACTTCGACCAGGTCTTCAGATCGCGGCCGGAGGTCTCCTCCAGCGCGCCCAGCAGGTCGGTGAGCCGGGTGTTGCCGAAGGCGTGCGCCTTGAAGTACGCCTGCACGCCCGCGAAGAACTCGTCCCGGCCGACGTACGCCACGAGCTGCTTGAGGACCGAGGCGCCCTTGGCGTACGTGATCCCGTCGAAGTTGACGAGGACGTCGTCCAGGTCGTTGATGTCCGCCATGATCGGGTGGGTGGACGGCAGCTGGTCCTGCCGGTACGCCCAGGTCTTCATGGAGTTGGCGAACGTGGTCCACGACTGCGGCCACCGGGAGCCCTCGGCGTCCGCGAGGCAGGCGATCGAGGTGTAGGTGGCGAACGACTCGTTCAGCCAGAGGTCGTTCCACCACTCCATGGTGACCAGGTCGCCGAACCACATGTGGGCCAGCTCGTGGAGGATGGTCTCCGCCCGGCCCTCGTACGCGGCGTCGGTGACCTTGGAGCGGAAGACGTACTGGTCGCGGATGGTGACCGCGCCCGCGTTCTCCATGGCGCCCGCGTTGAACTCCGGCACGAAGAGCTGGTCGTACTTGGCGAACGGGTACGCGTAGTCGAACTGCTCCTGGAACCAGTCGAAGCCCAGCCGGGTGACCTCGAAGATGTGGTCCGCGTCGAGGTGTTCGGCGAGCGAGGGCCGGCAGTAGATACCGAGCGGCACGGCCTGGCCGTCGCGCTCGTAACTGCTGTGCACCGAGTGGTACGGGCCGGCGATCAGCGCCGTGATGTACGTCGAGATGTGCGGCGTCGGCGCGAACGTCCAGACGTCGTCCACCGGCTCGGGCGTCGGGGAGTTCGAGATCACGGTCCAGCCCGCGGGGGCCTTGACCGTGAAGGCGAAGGTGGCCTTCAGGTCGGGCTGCTCGAAGCTGGCGAACACCCGTCGCGCGTCCGGCACCTCGAACTGGGTGTAGAGGTACGCCTGCTCGTCGACCGGGTCGACGAAGCGGTGCAGGCCCTCACCGGTGTTGGTGTACGCGCAGTCGGCGACGACCTTCAGCTCGTTCGCGCCCTCGCGCAGGTGCGGCAGGGCGATCCGCGCGTCGCGGAAGACGGCGGCGACGTCCAGCGGGGCGCCGTTGAGGACGACGTCGTGCACGGCGGGGGCGACGAGGTCGATGAAGGTTTCCGCACCGGCCTCCGCGGAGTCGAAGCGCACCGTGGTGACGGACCGGAAGGACCCGCCCTCCTGCGCTCCGGAGAGGTCGAGCTCGACCTCGTAGGCGTCCACGGTCAGCAGACGTGCCCGCTCCTGCGCCTCTTCGCGGGTCAGATTCGTGCCAGGCACCCGGTCATCTCCTTCTATGGTGACGTTTCGGGTCATCCTTCCACGTCAGGGGGAGGCCGCGTCACGGGCTTTCGCGCGGAGCGGAGCCGGAAGAACCAAGCGCGAGGGGGCGGCCACCGGTGGTCACCGGTGGCCGCCCCCTCGGACGGTCACTGCCTCGTGGCGCGGGGTGGATCAGCCGTTGAGCTCGGCCGCCACCAGCTCGGCGATCTGCACCGCGTTCAGGGCCGCGCCCTTGCGGAGGTTGTCGTTGGAGACGAAGAGCGCGAGGCCGTGCTCGACCGTCTCGTCGACCCGGACGCGGCCCACGTAACTGGGGTCCTTGCCGGCCGCCTGGAGCGGGGTCGGGATCTCGGAGAGCTCGACGCCCTCGGCGTCCTTGAGCAGGTCCAGGGCGCGCTCGACACTGATCGGCCGGGCGAACCGGGCGTTGATCTGCAGCGAGTGGCCGGAGAAGACCGGCACGCGCACGCAGGTGCCGGAGACCTTGAGCTCCGGGATGCCGAGGATCTTGCGGGACTCGTTGCGGAGCTTCTGCTCCTCGTCCGTCTCGTACGAACCGTCGTCCACGATCGAGCCGGCCAGCGGCACCACGTTGAAGGCGATCGGGCGCTTGTAGACGCCGGGCTCCGGGAAGTCCACCGCCCCGCCGTCGTGCGTCAGCTTGTCCGCGTCGGCGACGACCTTGGACGCCTGGCCGTGCAGCTCCGAGACACCGGCGACACCGGAGCCGGAGACCGCCTGGTAGGTGGCGACGGTGAGGGTCTCCAGGCCCGCCTCCTCGTGCAGGGGGCGCAGCACGGGCATGGCGGCCATCGTGGTGCAGTTCGGGTTGGCGATGATGCCCTTGGGGCGGTCCAGCGCGGCCTTCGGGTTGACCTCGGAGACGACCAGCGGGACCTCGGGGTCCATGCGCCAGGCGGAGGAGTTGTCGATCACGACGGCGCCCTGGGAGGCGACCTTCTCGGCCAGCGCCCGGGAGGTGGCGCCGCCGGCGGAGAAGATGACGATCTGCAGGCCCGTGTAGTCGGCGGTGGAGGCGTCCTCGACGGTGACAGGGGTGCCCTGGAAGTCGATGGTGGAGCCCGCCGAGCGCGCGGAGGCGAACAGCCGCAGCTGCGTGACCGGGAACTCCCGCTCGGCCAGGATCTTGCGCAGGACTGTGCCGACCTGACCGGTGGCGCCGACGATTCCGACCTTCACGGAAGACTCCTCTGTACGTGTGTGCGGCCCTGGGGGCTGTCCCGGTCGCCCCTGGTGGGCGGGTGCGGTGCGGCCCTTTGCCGCCCCATGATGCGTATGTCCCTGCCCACCTTGTCCAATCCATTGTCCGGCCTGCGGACGGGCGCGGCCCCGGCCGCAGGTTCTGCGCTCGCGCGGGCCCGGGGAGCGAACATCTTCGGCGGGGGCCGCAGGGGCGTGCCGCACGCGGGTGGACGCCCCGACGCCCCGACGCGCGGACGCGGACCCTCGGCCGGCGCACGGTGCGGCGCACGTACTGAGGGGCGGACGCACCGCGGGGCGGGCGCCCGTGAGAGCGCCCGCCCCGCGGTTTCGTCCGGCCGGTCGCGGGGACCGGCCGGACGGAGGTGCTACTCGGTGACCTTCTCGATCACCACACTGCCGGTGCCCGCGGCGGTGCCGTGGGCGTTCACGAGGTGGACCTCACCGAAGAACTGCCGCCCCTCGGGGGCCGCACCGGCGACGATCACCTGCGCGCCGACCTGGGCGGACGCGCCGGCCGCCAGGTTCACCGGCGTCGTCTCGTCCACCTTGATCGTGCCGAGCGCCGCGGAGTAGAACACGTCGCGGTAGTCGTACGCGGTGGTGCCGGACGGAACGTCGTACCCGTCCACCACGACCGTGTAGGTACCGGCGGCCGGCGAGGCGATGCTCACCGACTCCTCGGAACCCGCGGTGGTGGAGGCGCCCACCTGGGTGGCCCCGAGGTAGACGTACAGGTCGATGTCGGCGTTGGCGTCCGTGGTGGAGCCGATGGCGACGTCGAGCTTCTCGGCGCCCGCCGGGACGGTCACCTCGAACTGCTGCGCCTGCCCCGTCGAGATCGACGGGCGCTCGACCGCTGCCGAACCGAGCGAGCCGCCCTTGAGGTGGCCGGTCAGTGCGGCGGCCTCGTTGGTGACGGTCCAGTCCACCGCGGCGGGGGTGCCGATCTTCGCTTCGGCGATGGTCTGCACCGCCGGGTCGAAGGTGGCGCCGAGCAGTGAGACGTCGAGCTTGAACGGGTTGTCCAGGAGCGGCGACGTACGCCGGGCCTCGATCTCGATCTCCCAGACGCCGGGCTGCGGGTCCTTGTAGGACCGTGCGTCCGGACGGCAGGTGTTGGTCGGGCTCTCGTAGTTCGGGTAGCAGTAGATCGTCGAGCTGTCCTCGACCGCGACCCCGTACGGGTGGATCGAGATGAACCGCGTCTGGCTGCCCGCGCGCAGGGCGCCGAGCGCGACCTCCAGCGTCTTGGCGCCCTCCGGCACGTTCAGGAAGTACGACGTGGTGCCGTTGCGCTGCACCGAGCCGGACGCCGTGAACGCGTTCGTGGGGGCCTTGATGTCGGTGGCGACGACGACGGTGGTCAGGATCTGCTGGTCCACGCCCACGGTCTTGGTGTCGTCCACCACGAGGATGGCACTGTGCACGCCGACCGAGCGCGGCTGCGCCTGGACCTTCACGGTCACCGGCGTGCCGAGCGGCAGCTTGACGGTGCTCGGGCCGACCAGCTTGAAGGTGCCGTCGCCGTTCTTCCACGACAGCTTGTGCGGGAGGTCGCGGTCCGCGCCGGTCGTACGGGTGATGACCACGTCGTACGTCTTCTTCTGGCCGGTCTTCAGGCCGCCCTCACGGTCGTACAGGCCGGTGCCGAAGCCCGGGTCCTTGAGCGCGAAGTCGATCGAGGTGTCGACCGGGGCCCTGACCGCGTACTCGTTGGCCGTGGCGCCCTTCTTGATGAGCTTCCACGCGTCCAGGATGTTGATCAGACCGGAACCCTGGGCGTGCGCGGTGACGTCCTTGATCTGGGTCGCGGAGCTGGTCAGCGCGGTGCGCAGGTCGGCCGGGGCCAGGTCGATGCCCTTCTGCTTCGCGGCGGAGAGCAGCAGCGCGGTGGCGCCGGCGGCCTGCGGAGAGGCCATCGAGGTGCCCTGGAGCATCGAGTAGCCGGCCGGGAGGGCGTAGCCCGCCTCCTTGACCGGTACGCCGGGCAGCCACGTCGGGGTGGTGTTGATGGCCGCGCCGGGGGCGGTGATGATCGGCGCGAAGCCGCCGTCCTCACGCGGACCGCGCGAGGAGAAGGGCAGCATGTCGTACTTCTTGGTCACGAGGGAGCCGTAGTTGGCCGCCCACGTCTCCTTGGAGATCGACGCGCCCACCGAGACCACGTGGTCGGCGAGACCGGGGTCACCGATGGTGTTGACTCCGGGGCCGTCGTTGCCGGCCGAGATGACCAGCTGGACGCCGTAGATGTCGATGAGCTGCTTGTACAGCTCGGCACGGGCGTTGTTGCCGTCGTTGAGCGGCGGCAGGCCGCCGATCGACATGTTGACGACGTCGACACCGCGGTTCACGACGAGATCGATCATGCCCTCGGTGAGCGCGATGTTGGTGCAGCCGCCGGTCCAGGTGCAGGCGCGCGAGGAGACGATCTTCGCGCCGGGGGCCGCGCCGTTCATCGCGCCGCCGAACAGGCCGTTGGCCGCGGTGATGCCCGCGACGTGCGTGCCGTGCTCGCCCTCGATGACGCCGATGCTGACGTAGTCCGAGGTGGCGCCCGCCGCGTTGTAGACGACGTTCTTGCGCGTCTCCACGACGAACGGGATGCGCTCGGCGACGTCGGTGCGCGGGTCGTCCG
The DNA window shown above is from Streptomyces sp. NBC_00247 and carries:
- the pepN gene encoding aminopeptidase N translates to MPGTNLTREEAQERARLLTVDAYEVELDLSGAQEGGSFRSVTTVRFDSAEAGAETFIDLVAPAVHDVVLNGAPLDVAAVFRDARIALPHLREGANELKVVADCAYTNTGEGLHRFVDPVDEQAYLYTQFEVPDARRVFASFEQPDLKATFAFTVKAPAGWTVISNSPTPEPVDDVWTFAPTPHISTYITALIAGPYHSVHSSYERDGQAVPLGIYCRPSLAEHLDADHIFEVTRLGFDWFQEQFDYAYPFAKYDQLFVPEFNAGAMENAGAVTIRDQYVFRSKVTDAAYEGRAETILHELAHMWFGDLVTMEWWNDLWLNESFATYTSIACLADAEGSRWPQSWTTFANSMKTWAYRQDQLPSTHPIMADINDLDDVLVNFDGITYAKGASVLKQLVAYVGRDEFFAGVQAYFKAHAFGNTRLTDLLGALEETSGRDLKTWSKSWLETAGINILRPSLETDAEGRITSFAVLQEAPALPAGAKGEPTLRPHRIAIGFYDLGADGKLVRGERIELDVDGERTEVELPEGTKRPAVVLLNDDDLSYAKVRLDEESLRFVTEHLGDFAESLPRALCWASAWDMTRDGELATRDYLELVLAGIGKESDIGVVQSLHRQLKLALDQYAAPESREALLTRWTDATLAHLNAAEAGSDHQLAWARAFAATARTPQQLDLLQGLLDGTKAVEGLAVDTELRWVFVQRLAATGLLDEEEIAAEYERDRTAAGERHAAEARAARPSEEAKAEAWALVVESDKLPNAVQEAVIGGFVQTEQRELLAPYAEKYFAAVKDVWETRSHEMAQQVAIGLYPAIQVSQETLDATDAWLASAEPNAALRRLMSESRAGVERALRAQAADAAAATA
- a CDS encoding aspartate-semialdehyde dehydrogenase — its product is MKVGIVGATGQVGTVLRKILAEREFPVTQLRLFASARSAGSTIDFQGTPVTVEDASTADYTGLQIVIFSAGGATSRALAEKVASQGAVVIDNSSAWRMDPEVPLVVSEVNPKAALDRPKGIIANPNCTTMAAMPVLRPLHEEAGLETLTVATYQAVSGSGVAGVSELHGQASKVVADADKLTHDGGAVDFPEPGVYKRPIAFNVVPLAGSIVDDGSYETDEEQKLRNESRKILGIPELKVSGTCVRVPVFSGHSLQINARFARPISVERALDLLKDAEGVELSEIPTPLQAAGKDPSYVGRVRVDETVEHGLALFVSNDNLRKGAALNAVQIAELVAAELNG
- a CDS encoding S8 family serine peptidase: MLMTKDSPGSIPAAGRVARVAAAAGLVAALAATATAPVFAADDPTATTVKPAAASDAGDKLGKSDAEVLARAEAKGEKSVTLMVATKPGSTEQVKSQLDAVSGSVPGITYDKLGYVRATVPTRTAKATIASASKLSSVLGIDLRQEIELDDPTPSADRAAGAKTATTSTTYAAPSKKTPAKNPYNPSFETGAVDFVKQHPKADGRGVTIGILDSGVDLAHPALQKTSTGERKIVDWVTATDPVSDADGTWLRMTQAVSGPSFALGGVTYKAPAGSYKFSLFRESATNGGEMQGDLNRDGDNTDTWGVLYDPVTGTTRVDLNNNADFSDDTVLLPYKEKHQVSYFGTDDPRTDVAERIPFVVETRKNVVYNAAGATSDYVSIGVIEGEHGTHVAGITAANGLFGGAMNGAAPGAKIVSSRACTWTGGCTNIALTEGMIDLVVNRGVDVVNMSIGGLPPLNDGNNARAELYKQLIDIYGVQLVISAGNDGPGVNTIGDPGLADHVVSVGASISKETWAANYGSLVTKKYDMLPFSSRGPREDGGFAPIITAPGAAINTTPTWLPGVPVKEAGYALPAGYSMLQGTSMASPQAAGATALLLSAAKQKGIDLAPADLRTALTSSATQIKDVTAHAQGSGLINILDAWKLIKKGATANEYAVRAPVDTSIDFALKDPGFGTGLYDREGGLKTGQKKTYDVVITRTTGADRDLPHKLSWKNGDGTFKLVGPSTVKLPLGTPVTVKVQAQPRSVGVHSAILVVDDTKTVGVDQQILTTVVVATDIKAPTNAFTASGSVQRNGTTSYFLNVPEGAKTLEVALGALRAGSQTRFISIHPYGVAVEDSSTIYCYPNYESPTNTCRPDARSYKDPQPGVWEIEIEARRTSPLLDNPFKLDVSLLGATFDPAVQTIAEAKIGTPAAVDWTVTNEAAALTGHLKGGSLGSAAVERPSISTGQAQQFEVTVPAGAEKLDVAIGSTTDANADIDLYVYLGATQVGASTTAGSEESVSIASPAAGTYTVVVDGYDVPSGTTAYDYRDVFYSAALGTIKVDETTPVNLAAGASAQVGAQVIVAGAAPEGRQFFGEVHLVNAHGTAAGTGSVVIEKVTE